The following proteins come from a genomic window of Rhodohalobacter sp. 614A:
- a CDS encoding TonB-dependent receptor, protein MKQPAFILSAFTAICLIVFGTGSVKAQNGFGIIEGTVQNSSGESLPGVHITISNLNIGTVSNSDGFFRMTSIPSGSHLLNFSMIGFEDYSETLSIQSGQTLSLEIELMPLIFQSDELFVTASRRSQLIGKVSVSINTVSPEELTSRNITSLDQALEYVPGVQVHGNSVNIRGSSGFSYGVGSRVLLLVDGVPLMGPDDGGMDFDGLPLVQTRQIEVLKSPGSALYGGGALGGVVNIITKDFSEQPENILRFYGGAYEPVRYGEWTSDWDGASDYRPQGGLIFGRSHQVSDSFGYWISGKIHADTGYLQQNSSKGFETYTKLGWNISDDINLSMYAGIRRNNNEQFLYWGGLGDVLVPGTISLTGNEATGANDGLSDRLTILPVFRHTVNKKVQYTIKGRLFGVAFRPLDDEGNIRPSDKHNKGIRYGGEAQINFQATDEMILSGGFSFDENVVDSDLFFGEDSLRVRSQPEGALFLQAEYNWSDRFTTTAGLRYDAYQVHTQETATQFSPKFSTSYSISDYVTARASFGKGFRVPSVAERFVTSSDFFPLESNLTLKPETSTGYEAGITYLGPFINSLSLKAELTGFWNEYRRLVEPTFVEELAAFQFVNVTKARIRGAEASVSLSTLDQNHQIRLGYTYLDATDLELNEPLLYRSEHLLNVSANSMVTSWLQSGIDFRAASPPERVDTDFSLFVPDADVFPAQYITDARLKFLLLNSESGPELNASFLVNNIFDYYYVERPAIFAPPRNFQIVIEAIF, encoded by the coding sequence ATGAAACAGCCAGCATTCATTTTATCGGCGTTTACAGCTATCTGTTTAATCGTTTTCGGTACCGGTTCTGTAAAAGCCCAAAATGGATTCGGAATCATCGAAGGCACGGTTCAAAACAGTTCGGGAGAATCTTTGCCGGGCGTACACATCACCATTTCCAATCTGAATATTGGAACCGTTTCAAATTCGGATGGATTTTTTCGGATGACTTCCATTCCGAGTGGTTCGCACCTTCTGAATTTTTCTATGATCGGCTTTGAGGATTACTCTGAAACCCTTTCCATTCAAAGCGGTCAAACGTTGTCGCTCGAAATCGAACTGATGCCACTCATTTTTCAGTCAGATGAATTGTTCGTCACAGCATCCCGGAGAAGCCAGCTTATTGGAAAAGTATCTGTCAGCATAAATACCGTTTCACCGGAAGAACTCACATCCCGAAATATTACATCACTGGATCAGGCACTGGAATACGTTCCGGGCGTGCAGGTTCATGGAAATTCGGTGAATATTCGCGGCTCATCCGGATTTTCGTATGGTGTTGGAAGCCGGGTTCTCCTTTTGGTCGATGGCGTTCCTCTCATGGGGCCCGATGACGGAGGAATGGATTTTGACGGACTTCCGCTGGTTCAAACCCGGCAGATTGAAGTTCTGAAAAGCCCCGGATCGGCACTTTACGGTGGCGGAGCTTTGGGAGGTGTAGTCAATATCATCACCAAAGATTTTTCCGAACAACCCGAAAACATACTCCGATTTTATGGCGGAGCTTATGAGCCGGTTCGATATGGCGAATGGACTTCCGACTGGGATGGCGCTTCGGATTATCGTCCGCAAGGTGGATTGATTTTTGGACGATCTCACCAGGTTTCAGATTCCTTTGGATATTGGATCAGTGGGAAAATTCATGCCGACACCGGGTACCTTCAGCAGAACTCAAGCAAGGGATTTGAGACCTATACCAAACTCGGCTGGAACATTTCTGATGACATCAACCTCTCCATGTATGCCGGCATCCGCCGTAACAATAACGAGCAATTCCTGTATTGGGGCGGACTGGGTGATGTCCTTGTTCCCGGCACCATCAGCCTGACCGGCAATGAAGCAACCGGCGCAAACGACGGACTTTCTGACCGGTTAACCATACTTCCCGTTTTCCGGCATACTGTCAACAAGAAAGTTCAATACACTATCAAAGGCCGCCTTTTTGGTGTAGCATTCCGGCCGCTTGATGATGAAGGCAATATTCGTCCTTCAGATAAACACAACAAAGGAATCCGATATGGAGGGGAAGCCCAGATCAACTTTCAGGCCACAGATGAGATGATTCTCAGCGGCGGTTTTTCTTTTGATGAAAATGTGGTGGATTCAGACCTCTTTTTTGGTGAAGACTCTCTGCGTGTTCGGAGTCAGCCGGAAGGCGCACTTTTTCTTCAGGCCGAATATAACTGGAGCGACAGATTTACCACAACAGCCGGACTCCGTTACGATGCGTATCAAGTTCATACGCAAGAAACAGCGACACAGTTCAGCCCGAAATTCAGTACATCCTATTCCATTTCTGATTATGTGACAGCACGCGCTTCCTTCGGTAAAGGATTCCGTGTACCCAGTGTTGCTGAGCGCTTTGTCACCAGCAGCGACTTCTTCCCACTCGAATCAAACCTGACCTTGAAACCTGAAACAAGTACCGGCTATGAAGCGGGGATTACCTATCTCGGGCCATTTATAAATTCCCTCAGCTTAAAAGCAGAATTAACCGGTTTTTGGAATGAATATCGCCGACTTGTAGAACCAACGTTTGTGGAAGAACTTGCAGCATTTCAATTTGTGAATGTAACCAAAGCCAGGATCCGGGGAGCTGAGGCATCTGTTTCGCTATCAACCCTGGATCAAAATCACCAGATCCGTTTGGGATATACCTATCTCGATGCCACTGACCTCGAATTAAATGAGCCCCTGCTCTATCGATCAGAACATCTGTTAAATGTATCGGCAAATTCAATGGTTACAAGCTGGCTTCAGTCCGGAATTGATTTCCGTGCAGCAAGTCCGCCGGAACGTGTAGATACCGACTTTTCTCTTTTTGTTCCGGACGCGGATGTATTTCCAGCCCAATATATTACGGATGCCCGCCTTAAATTCTTGCTTCTAAATTCTGAGAGCGGCCCGGAGCTAAATGCCTCATTCCTGGTTAACAATATCTTCGATTATTACTATGTAGAAAGACCCGCTATTTTTGCTCCTCCCCGAAATTTTCAGATTGTTATTGAAGCTATTTTTTGA
- the gltX gene encoding glutamate--tRNA ligase, whose translation MSNSVRVRFAPSPTGYLHIGGLRTALYNYLFAKHHNGDFILRIEDTDQSRYVEEAEEDILKSLAWSGIEIDEGPENPGDLGPYRQSERKDIYHKYADQLIESGHAYYAFDTTDELGQMRERLQKSGNPSPKYDAITRQSMKNSLTLPSEEVEKRLDAGEEYVVRLKVPRRETVRFEDLIRGHVSFETKGLDDQVLLKSDGMPTYHLANVVDDHEMQISHVIRGEEWLSSTPKHVLLYQAFGWEMPEMAHLPLIMSPSGGKLSKRKAESEGIPINTKDYIEQHYEADALVNFLAYLGWSPGDDSEIHSLQELIQLFTMDRVSKGGAVFNHKKLLWYNEHYLREQPDKVIASRLKEITERDQIKEVDDNYLEKAVGLLKDRVSKIDEILEMGSFFFEDPKEYDENALKKWKADSAELVSLYKSEIEELSDEEFKAATLKTSLESVINKKEVGFGKLMMPLRIAVTGQGFGPDLFASMELLGKETVLRRIVTALDELEQ comes from the coding sequence ATGAGTAACTCTGTTCGGGTTCGATTTGCACCTTCCCCCACCGGTTATCTACATATTGGTGGACTCAGAACGGCATTATACAACTACCTTTTTGCGAAACATCACAATGGCGATTTTATCCTGAGAATTGAAGACACCGACCAAAGCCGGTATGTGGAGGAAGCAGAAGAAGATATTCTGAAATCCCTTGCATGGAGCGGTATTGAAATTGACGAGGGACCTGAAAATCCGGGGGATCTTGGCCCTTATCGCCAAAGCGAACGTAAAGATATTTATCATAAATATGCCGATCAGCTCATTGAAAGCGGCCATGCTTACTATGCGTTTGACACAACCGACGAGCTGGGTCAGATGAGAGAACGGCTTCAGAAATCCGGAAATCCTTCTCCGAAGTATGATGCCATTACGCGCCAGTCGATGAAAAACAGTCTGACTCTTCCGTCCGAAGAAGTAGAGAAACGATTGGATGCCGGTGAAGAATATGTGGTTCGGCTGAAAGTTCCACGACGCGAAACGGTCCGGTTTGAAGATTTGATTCGCGGGCACGTCTCTTTCGAAACCAAAGGCTTGGATGACCAGGTTCTTCTGAAATCAGACGGTATGCCGACTTATCACCTCGCCAATGTTGTGGACGATCACGAAATGCAAATTTCCCATGTGATTCGCGGCGAAGAGTGGCTCAGCAGTACACCGAAGCACGTTCTCCTTTACCAGGCGTTTGGCTGGGAAATGCCCGAGATGGCGCACCTTCCGTTGATAATGTCGCCCAGCGGCGGAAAGCTTTCCAAACGGAAAGCAGAATCGGAAGGAATTCCAATCAATACAAAAGATTATATCGAACAGCATTACGAAGCGGATGCATTGGTCAACTTCCTCGCCTACCTCGGTTGGAGTCCCGGCGATGACAGTGAAATTCATTCACTACAAGAACTGATTCAACTTTTTACGATGGATCGGGTGAGCAAAGGCGGCGCCGTTTTCAATCACAAAAAACTGCTTTGGTATAACGAACATTATCTTCGTGAACAGCCGGACAAAGTGATCGCTTCCCGTCTGAAGGAAATTACTGAAAGAGATCAGATTAAAGAGGTGGATGACAACTATCTTGAAAAAGCAGTCGGGCTTCTGAAAGACCGGGTCAGCAAGATTGATGAAATCCTGGAGATGGGCAGTTTCTTTTTTGAGGATCCAAAAGAGTACGATGAAAATGCTCTTAAAAAATGGAAAGCCGACAGTGCCGAACTTGTGTCTCTCTACAAATCCGAAATAGAAGAACTCTCTGATGAAGAATTTAAAGCTGCAACGTTAAAAACATCGCTCGAATCCGTCATCAACAAAAAAGAGGTCGGGTTCGGTAAACTGATGATGCCGTTGAGAATTGCTGTAACCGGACAAGGTTTTGGCCCGGATCTGTTTGCATCCATGGAGCTTCTTGGAAAAGAGACCGTTCTGAGACGGATTGTTACGGCACTTGACGAGTTGGAACAATGA
- a CDS encoding DUF1499 domain-containing protein has protein sequence MAYSRILLYLSVATTIVFILSGYGYSWNIWSLGMAFTLLTYSAYAAIGLTVINLVSVWFLRKSKAKAITYVVFSLIITGIVAGTAFYWQQRAQSVPPIHDITTDLDNPPEFSAMVRLRENAPNPPEYAGEETAEMQRESYPEIQPLELSNDLQDVMDAAVMLVSEREWKLVAVNRKEGRIEATETLPWFGFKDDVVLRFTQTDVGGTKVDMRSKSRIGRSDVGVNAERIEEFLNDLEQSLE, from the coding sequence ATGGCCTACTCACGAATACTTCTCTACCTGTCAGTTGCCACTACAATTGTATTCATCCTATCCGGGTATGGGTATAGCTGGAACATTTGGTCACTTGGCATGGCATTTACACTTCTCACATACAGTGCTTATGCAGCAATTGGCCTGACGGTTATCAATCTTGTTTCGGTTTGGTTTTTGAGGAAATCAAAAGCGAAGGCGATTACTTATGTTGTATTCTCTCTGATCATTACGGGGATCGTAGCCGGAACAGCGTTTTATTGGCAGCAGCGCGCGCAGTCCGTTCCGCCTATTCATGATATCACGACGGATCTGGACAATCCGCCTGAATTCTCGGCAATGGTTCGATTGCGGGAGAATGCTCCAAATCCTCCCGAATATGCAGGAGAAGAGACCGCAGAAATGCAACGGGAATCCTATCCTGAAATCCAGCCGCTTGAACTTTCTAATGATCTTCAGGATGTGATGGATGCCGCCGTGATGCTGGTGAGCGAACGTGAATGGAAACTGGTGGCGGTCAACCGCAAAGAAGGGCGGATTGAAGCCACCGAAACCTTGCCATGGTTTGGTTTTAAGGACGATGTAGTTCTGCGATTCACCCAAACAGATGTGGGAGGAACAAAAGTTGATATGCGTTCCAAATCACGAATTGGCCGGAGTGATGTGGGCGTGAATGCCGAACGAATTGAAGAATTTTTGAATGATTTGGAACAGAGTTTAGAATAA
- a CDS encoding VOC family protein yields MSIPRFHLAFPVKELEKTLHFYRDILGCKTGRSSDKWIDFDFWGHQVVAHVSPDDAGKSASNEVDGHEVPAKHFGVILEWDEFFELADRLKEHALEFIIEPYIRFRGKPGEQATMFFLDPSGNALEFKAFRDESQIFAK; encoded by the coding sequence ATGAGCATCCCCCGATTCCACCTCGCATTCCCAGTTAAAGAACTTGAAAAAACCCTCCATTTTTACCGGGATATTCTCGGTTGTAAAACCGGCCGAAGTTCCGATAAATGGATTGATTTTGATTTTTGGGGTCACCAAGTGGTGGCGCATGTCAGCCCGGATGATGCAGGAAAATCAGCTTCCAACGAAGTGGACGGACACGAAGTACCGGCCAAACATTTTGGTGTAATCCTGGAATGGGATGAATTTTTTGAACTGGCCGACCGTCTGAAAGAACACGCCTTGGAATTTATTATCGAGCCGTATATTCGTTTCAGGGGAAAACCCGGCGAGCAGGCTACGATGTTTTTCCTCGATCCCAGTGGCAATGCGCTCGAGTTTAAAGCGTTCAGGGATGAATCACAGATTTTTGCGAAATGA
- a CDS encoding serine hydrolase domain-containing protein has translation MKLVLTFLFLTLFIDDGIAFQQDSLDEIFNIGTVQSLVIQKNDQIIYEEYRGSIEGDEPTNIKSASKSIISLLVGIAIDKGFIEGVDQTIGDFFPEYFEENPDSAKAAITIRDLLTMRSGLETTSFRNYGRWVMSSNWVEFTLDQPFAEQPGGRMVYSTGTSHLLSVILTKATGMSTRAFANEYLFGPMDIRIGGWDRDPQGYYMGGNNLAVAPLDLLKIGELMMNVGEYGGQQLISKDWIMESVQVYTRSNFNPYNYGYMWWRRPVGNYQIFFAWGNGGQYIMILPELDAIISITSDLGRSTGSRRYQDRIFDFLRDTMIPFIEETGVDTSS, from the coding sequence ATGAAATTAGTTCTGACTTTCTTGTTTCTTACATTATTTATCGATGATGGAATTGCCTTTCAGCAGGATTCTCTCGATGAAATCTTCAATATTGGTACCGTTCAAAGCCTGGTTATTCAGAAGAATGATCAAATCATTTATGAAGAATACCGGGGTTCTATTGAGGGAGATGAGCCCACCAATATTAAATCAGCTTCAAAAAGTATCATTTCACTTTTGGTGGGAATTGCGATTGACAAAGGATTTATTGAAGGTGTTGATCAGACAATCGGCGATTTCTTTCCTGAGTATTTTGAGGAAAATCCTGATTCGGCCAAAGCGGCTATCACAATTCGCGATTTGCTCACCATGCGTAGCGGACTCGAAACCACCAGTTTTCGCAACTATGGCCGTTGGGTAATGAGCAGCAACTGGGTGGAATTTACACTTGATCAGCCTTTTGCAGAACAGCCCGGCGGACGAATGGTCTACAGTACCGGCACTTCTCATCTGCTTTCTGTAATTCTGACAAAAGCCACCGGAATGTCCACAAGGGCGTTTGCAAATGAATACCTTTTCGGCCCGATGGATATCCGGATCGGCGGCTGGGATCGTGATCCACAAGGATATTATATGGGAGGAAATAACCTGGCTGTGGCTCCGCTCGACCTTCTCAAAATCGGCGAATTAATGATGAATGTGGGCGAGTACGGTGGACAACAACTGATTTCAAAAGACTGGATCATGGAATCGGTACAAGTATACACACGCAGTAATTTCAACCCATATAATTATGGCTACATGTGGTGGCGCCGGCCAGTTGGAAATTATCAGATCTTCTTTGCCTGGGGAAATGGCGGGCAGTACATCATGATTTTACCGGAGCTGGATGCGATCATTTCCATTACATCCGATTTAGGCAGAAGCACCGGTTCAAGACGCTACCAGGATCGTATTTTTGATTTTTTGCGGGATACGATGATTCCATTTATTGAAGAAACCGGAGTTGATACCTCTTCTTGA
- a CDS encoding glycosyltransferase, translating to MTDSIQLSIILTTHAKSKHFNALLNDILQFEHGKFELIVIDDASDPVTSQAIQKGIAKSDNERIYLFEHTESKGRGTCLNEALTQASGTMIWAPLRADRLNESLLKEAIRRFKADPAAFWVLDYHLPDEPVDWIHAAEEGDLPDDSCLVWNRNVIHPEQLFFNPFLDQLHGAELAFRLVESNVWYTTDPFFVIADDQSVHPSHLDVQEFLYTALRLNDESAVRKALLDELLDSESRMKRQTSDDEYLIQARRLLQQGDANRALEMINKFLKRNPEHHEGSRIKITALEKLRRHVEAAELKHSLQRRPKEPEEQGELSLLPENETEDLSSQKEKKDIELSVVIPTTAHGKEPLELALLHLEKAVDSDTTELIIIDNASIDDTFDYLEQLQQENFLNIKVITNNANNGFAASVNRGIEMAKGEYILVMHNDVQLSKNSVDLLKRGFGKSSRTALTAPVLNSTRIQAQSKEPSSDTPLLAVERVDSCCFMIKKDLPVRFDEEYQLSYFEMDDFCKQLTESDLELVVVRNTVVEHQRGTTIKLMGLELNPELKWMNRERFFKKWGSDRPVKMPEQGTHPERFQRLGAPDNPMNPDDEWLETVRGYLTNEVRTEILRETWTDDEFFTIILTLLIADERELLRTLEERLDGMQPDNSLLVLFIHYYFKKNIYSRCKHYMNLADKNLPIFDLYRLKIFVADKEFDKAIPLLNEMLGEFPSCPELFYLAGDMYQKSNEQGEAKSFFAMAAQLDPFRFQMEDSSFELKF from the coding sequence ATGACAGACTCCATCCAATTATCTATCATCTTAACGACTCATGCCAAGAGCAAACATTTTAATGCTCTTTTAAACGATATTTTACAGTTTGAGCACGGAAAGTTTGAACTGATTGTGATTGATGATGCCTCCGATCCGGTCACTTCACAGGCCATCCAAAAAGGGATTGCCAAAAGTGATAACGAACGAATTTATCTGTTTGAGCATACCGAATCAAAAGGGCGCGGTACCTGTTTAAATGAGGCGCTCACCCAGGCGTCGGGTACAATGATATGGGCTCCGCTTCGGGCCGATCGCCTGAATGAATCACTCCTGAAAGAGGCGATACGCCGTTTCAAAGCTGATCCCGCTGCTTTTTGGGTGCTTGATTATCACTTGCCGGATGAACCGGTCGACTGGATTCATGCCGCAGAAGAGGGAGATCTTCCGGACGATAGCTGCCTGGTTTGGAACCGGAATGTGATCCATCCCGAACAACTTTTTTTCAATCCTTTTTTGGACCAGCTTCACGGGGCTGAACTGGCATTTCGTCTTGTCGAGAGCAATGTTTGGTACACCACCGATCCGTTTTTTGTGATTGCTGATGATCAGTCGGTTCATCCTTCACATCTTGATGTCCAGGAATTTTTGTACACCGCACTTCGCCTGAATGATGAAAGTGCGGTGAGAAAAGCTCTGCTGGATGAATTGCTGGACTCAGAATCACGAATGAAACGGCAGACTTCCGACGATGAATACCTGATTCAGGCCCGGCGTCTGCTTCAGCAGGGAGACGCCAACCGTGCGCTGGAAATGATCAACAAATTTCTGAAACGTAATCCCGAGCATCACGAAGGGAGCCGGATTAAAATTACAGCGCTTGAAAAACTTCGGCGCCACGTGGAAGCGGCCGAGCTGAAGCATTCTCTTCAGCGGCGTCCAAAAGAGCCTGAAGAGCAAGGTGAGTTATCACTACTTCCGGAGAATGAAACGGAAGATTTATCCTCCCAGAAAGAGAAAAAAGATATTGAGTTGTCGGTTGTTATTCCTACAACGGCTCATGGAAAAGAGCCACTCGAACTTGCCCTTTTACATCTGGAAAAGGCTGTGGATTCGGATACAACCGAGTTAATTATTATCGACAACGCCAGCATTGATGATACGTTTGATTACCTGGAACAGCTTCAGCAGGAAAACTTTCTGAACATTAAGGTCATAACGAACAACGCCAATAATGGATTTGCAGCTTCTGTAAACCGCGGAATCGAAATGGCGAAAGGAGAGTACATCCTGGTGATGCACAACGATGTTCAACTCTCAAAAAATAGTGTCGATCTTTTGAAACGAGGATTCGGAAAATCGAGCAGAACCGCTTTGACAGCACCGGTTTTGAATTCCACGCGAATCCAGGCGCAAAGCAAAGAGCCTTCTTCTGATACGCCATTATTGGCGGTCGAACGTGTAGACAGTTGCTGTTTTATGATCAAAAAGGATCTTCCGGTTCGGTTTGATGAAGAGTACCAGCTCAGTTATTTCGAGATGGATGATTTCTGCAAACAACTGACAGAAAGCGATTTGGAGCTTGTGGTGGTTCGAAATACGGTTGTAGAACACCAGCGTGGAACGACCATCAAACTGATGGGGCTTGAGCTTAATCCCGAACTGAAGTGGATGAATCGCGAGCGTTTCTTTAAAAAATGGGGATCGGACCGGCCCGTGAAAATGCCGGAACAGGGTACACATCCCGAGAGATTTCAACGTTTGGGAGCGCCCGATAATCCTATGAATCCTGATGATGAATGGCTCGAAACGGTTCGGGGATATCTGACTAACGAAGTCCGGACCGAAATTCTCCGGGAAACCTGGACGGACGATGAGTTTTTTACCATCATTTTAACGCTCTTGATTGCCGACGAACGAGAACTGCTCAGAACTCTTGAAGAACGGCTGGACGGGATGCAGCCCGACAACTCGCTGCTGGTTCTTTTTATCCACTATTATTTCAAGAAAAATATCTATTCGCGCTGCAAACATTACATGAATTTGGCGGATAAAAATCTTCCGATTTTTGATCTTTACCGTCTCAAAATTTTTGTCGCTGACAAAGAGTTCGATAAAGCCATTCCGCTATTGAATGAAATGCTTGGTGAATTTCCATCGTGCCCGGAATTGTTTTACCTGGCGGGAGATATGTACCAGAAAAGCAATGAGCAGGGCGAAGCCAAATCATTCTTCGCGATGGCTGCCCAGTTGGATCCTTTCCGTTTTCAGATGGAAGACAGTTCTTTTGAGCTGAAGTTTTAG
- a CDS encoding pyridoxal phosphate-dependent decarboxylase family protein, translated as MNQFEPYLPILEEALQKLDSWRVSYGKDTGSISDAQFEQIQKIADRLTVRLEGNYPFHHPGYAGQMLKPPHPVAWLSYALAMTINPNNHALDGGPPTSEMEKEVIQKMAAMIGYDSNSLGHLTSGGTIANLEALFIAREIHPKKAVAASANAHYTHQRMCHVLNCEFIKIPADHFGIPDIDFIKNNADQIGTIVVTLGTTGLGIVEPLQEILKVAKNNHIRVHADAAYGGFFKLISDELPSRRHWDYLSECDSIVIDPHKHGLQPYGCGSVLYKDAAVGKYFKHDSPYTYFTSDDLHLGEISLECSRAGASAAAFWSTLEFLPLTKSGLGSILASTINAANKFASRIKEESKWQLYRNPDLDIVAYFKEPNEKSILRLNQISHEIFDRGMNLGTSGYHLSLFKVPADEFLENFPDYQPNAEHAVILRSVFMKEEHEDFVDELVQRLTS; from the coding sequence TTGAATCAGTTTGAGCCATATCTCCCGATTCTTGAAGAAGCTTTACAAAAACTGGATTCGTGGAGAGTTTCCTATGGCAAAGACACTGGATCCATTTCGGATGCTCAGTTTGAACAAATACAGAAAATAGCGGACCGGCTGACGGTCCGTCTTGAAGGAAATTACCCGTTTCACCATCCCGGTTATGCGGGCCAGATGCTGAAACCTCCCCATCCTGTGGCTTGGCTTTCGTATGCATTGGCGATGACCATCAACCCAAATAACCATGCGCTTGATGGCGGACCGCCAACCTCAGAAATGGAAAAGGAAGTCATTCAAAAAATGGCTGCTATGATCGGTTACGATTCCAATTCCCTCGGCCACCTGACCTCCGGGGGAACAATCGCCAATCTTGAAGCTCTTTTTATCGCCCGGGAAATTCATCCGAAAAAAGCGGTGGCTGCGTCGGCGAATGCACATTACACTCACCAACGAATGTGCCATGTCTTGAACTGCGAATTCATAAAAATACCCGCAGATCATTTTGGAATTCCTGATATCGATTTTATTAAAAATAATGCGGATCAGATCGGGACGATTGTTGTTACCCTCGGCACGACCGGTCTTGGAATTGTTGAGCCGCTTCAAGAGATCTTAAAAGTGGCAAAGAACAATCATATTCGGGTTCATGCCGATGCGGCTTACGGAGGTTTTTTTAAACTGATTTCAGACGAACTTCCTTCCCGCCGGCATTGGGATTACCTCTCCGAATGCGACAGTATCGTGATTGACCCGCACAAACACGGATTGCAGCCTTATGGATGCGGAAGTGTACTTTACAAAGATGCCGCCGTTGGAAAATATTTCAAGCACGACTCGCCTTACACTTATTTCACATCTGATGATTTGCATCTTGGAGAAATCAGCCTGGAGTGTTCACGGGCGGGCGCATCTGCTGCCGCTTTTTGGTCAACACTGGAATTTTTGCCCTTAACCAAATCGGGGCTTGGAAGTATCCTTGCAAGTACGATTAACGCTGCCAATAAATTTGCGTCGAGAATTAAGGAGGAATCCAAATGGCAACTTTACAGAAATCCCGATCTCGATATTGTGGCTTATTTCAAAGAGCCGAATGAAAAATCCATTCTTAGATTAAATCAAATCAGCCACGAAATATTTGATCGCGGAATGAATCTGGGCACCTCGGGATATCACCTCAGTCTTTTTAAAGTGCCTGCGGATGAATTCTTAGAAAACTTTCCCGATTACCAGCCAAATGCTGAGCATGCCGTAATTCTTAGAAGTGTGTTTATGAAAGAGGAACACGAGGATTTTGTTGACGAATTGGTCCAACGGCTTACATCTTAG
- a CDS encoding DUF3078 domain-containing protein — translation MKQAVFLIIIVTLFISDKSFAQDSVTIPDTLRGGQTSWIIGLNGSQASYSNWSQGGTNNISATGTSTLTYLYRKQKFAYGLMLDTRYGKTRIEDEGTRKIADRLYFLNRFLYTLNEENPKLKLFTNLSFRTQFDKGYDYGAAEDDGDILISDFMAPAYFSENIGIAYVPDDVFSVEAGLGLKQTYVSDESLSETYGLDEGDQFRSEAGLTIGASLETNLLENVQFSSSLQTFTNFNRSLSSTDVYFSNKLIGRINSYMNTNLSLDLAYDDDFSDEIQVAQILSLGISYSIR, via the coding sequence ATGAAACAAGCTGTATTTCTTATCATAATTGTAACTCTTTTTATTTCAGATAAATCATTTGCTCAGGATTCCGTCACAATTCCCGACACGCTGAGAGGTGGACAAACCTCCTGGATTATTGGTTTAAACGGATCTCAAGCGTCTTATTCAAACTGGTCGCAAGGTGGCACAAATAATATCTCTGCAACCGGTACGTCAACCTTAACTTACCTTTACAGAAAGCAAAAGTTTGCATACGGCCTCATGCTGGATACCCGCTATGGAAAAACAAGAATTGAAGACGAGGGCACCCGGAAAATTGCCGACCGCCTTTATTTCCTCAACCGATTTCTGTATACGTTGAATGAAGAAAATCCCAAACTAAAACTCTTCACAAATCTCTCCTTCCGAACCCAATTCGATAAAGGCTACGATTATGGCGCTGCCGAAGATGACGGAGATATTCTTATTTCGGACTTTATGGCCCCGGCTTATTTTAGTGAAAATATTGGGATAGCATATGTTCCCGATGATGTTTTTTCTGTTGAAGCAGGTCTCGGACTAAAACAAACCTATGTAAGTGATGAATCTCTCTCCGAAACATACGGGTTGGATGAAGGAGATCAGTTTCGGTCGGAAGCGGGTTTAACGATCGGTGCAAGTTTGGAAACAAATCTTCTTGAGAATGTACAATTTTCATCAAGCCTTCAAACATTTACAAACTTCAACAGATCTCTCAGCAGTACCGACGTCTATTTTTCGAATAAATTGATCGGGCGGATTAACAGCTATATGAATACAAATTTGAGCCTGGATTTGGCATACGACGACGATTTCTCCGACGAAATACAAGTTGCTCAAATTCTCTCGCTCGGAATTTCCTATTCAATCCGATAA